The following is a genomic window from Labeo rohita strain BAU-BD-2019 chromosome 11, IGBB_LRoh.1.0, whole genome shotgun sequence.
CTAAGAAAACTTAAATAAGAAAGTGAGAGAATTGACTTACTGAGCTTCAGtaaaaacaggcttacaaaaacgcatcgcaatacaaatctagtgaaatgctgtaatcatctgcctcaaaaataaagcataactgccctgatagcacacgtacatctcggaaatgtctatttgacgtctgcatttacatctacaagatgtattttttatagagtttacatttcctatcagatgtcaaatagatgtctattagatgtctttaagatatttatgatttagaatgtatgtaaaactgatatcttacagacgtctgccagatgttCGTAcgcagcagatgctttccagatcaattgatctttaacagacatcacgCAGACgaacgtgtgctatctgggtggTGGCTGTTGCATTTCAAACGCGTGCTAAACTCACAGTACATGCAAAAAACTGCcactgcattcattcactgtgaacGGAGACATTCTGAGGCGCAGAAAACATTGGATCATAAGCTGATGACCTAAACGAAGTGCACATTTCGCTTTGAAACACTCAGcaaaaacagacttgatgaagggattaagccatattgtgatttcagttttagtttgtttatcagatactgtgtcaaagcataatggcccaaaatgcaactttaaagaccttttatattagaattagaagtttaaatatattctcAAAATGACACTTTTTGCCCAGAAGACGTATTGTTTCATATCATCATGTGACCACAGTAATATcgagacagttttgctatcgCAATATCCTGATATTCAATATTGTTGCCAATCCAGTACCTTGTAAACAACTTTGTTTCCTCGGATTTGTTACACTTCTCCATGCTTGACCGTCTTTATCTCAACAGGTTTCCAATGGTCAGGATGCTCTGATAACATTGCATACGGGGTTGCTTTTTCCCAGTCCTTTGTGGACATCAGAGAACGAAGTAAAGGACAGTCCTCCAACAGAGCCTTAATGAACCTTCACAACAATGAGGCGGGGAGAAAGGTAAGGCGCTTAACAAACATCATGCTGAAAGGTTTCAACATTCCGAATTTGCTAACAGACGACCTTTCTTTTATCATCCCAAGGCAATTCTCAACAACATGCGAGTGGAATGTAAGTGCCACGGCGTGTCGGGCTCCTGCGAGGTGAAAACCTGCTGGAAAGCAATGCCGCCGTTCCGCAAAGTGGGCAACATCATCAAGGAGAAATTCGACGGCGCTACAGAAGTGGAGCTGCGCAAAGTGGGCACCACCAAGGTCCTGGTTCCGCGAAACTCGCAGTTCAAGCCGCACACAGATGAAGATTTGGTGTACCTGGACCCGAGCCCAGACTTCTGCGAACACGACCCCAGAACTCCGGGCATACTGGGAACCGCGGGCCGCTTTTGCAACAAGACCTCGAAGGCCATCGACGGCTGCGAGCTCATGTGCTGCGGTCGAGGATTCCACACGGAGGAGGTGGAGGTGGTCGACCGCTGCAGCTGCAAGTTCCACTGGTGCTGCTACGTCAAGTGCAAACAGTGCCGCAAGATGGTCGAGATGCACACGTGTCGGTGATCCCGATCGCAGAACTTGCCCTCACCGCTTCCCTACATGCCCAGGGAAACTAGACAAATTCCCAAGCATTTCATGCGACGATAGAGGAACATGTCATACATGAGACTTTAAAATATAGGGGCGAATATAGCCGAGGTCCCAATTGAGAGTATTTTTCTCTCTCCTCGTTCTGTTTTTAATTGTGGTTGCtctcttatttttatatataaatatatatatatctattttaACTTATTGCAATCGAATAGAGAGTGAATTTTTAATGTGACGCGCACCAGAGGAGTGCCATTGGGATCGGGGCACATGAATATGGAGAAAGGTCAACGCCTTTTCATCGTTAATGCTGCTTTAGGGTTTCATCTTGAAAGATGGACGTCGGACTGAGACACTACGTGCTGAGATGCAGTCCAGGTGTACATGTACTTTCCATACTCGTGGCCATTCGTCCTGTGATGCTGCTTGAATTCAAGAATCACTCACCAATACGTACGGCGAGGCCTGCTTTACTAGGGACGCGAACCGACTCCGAACAAGAAACATAAGTGTTAGCAAGCTGTTCAAAGTCGCTAGTTAACTAGCTGGTGCTGAGCTGAAACCATGCATCTGGCGCGAAACTGACAAACATAAATTGTTTACCCGCTCGGGGTGCTTGGACCATGGATTTTGTGCACGATGATTCTAGCACTTTTCCTCTCCAGACGCACATACCGCAAATAAACAAATCCCCCAGCATTCCCCGCTCCATTAGTCAGACCGAGtgactgatttatttatgtacGATACCATAACTCCAAGCTTTTCTATAGTAAAACTTGCTATCCAGTATGCTTTTAAAAGAAACATAGGTTTGTAAAGACTTATACACTGAAGAGGACTATATTTCATATGAATGTATGTTAAATTGAAATATATGCCGTGTCAAAGACTTACATGATTGtgattgtgtttatttagttaaatgttCTTGCAAATGGTGATTCATTGAAGTATGCCATCCGTAGTTAAACAACCTCCTCAACAAGACCATGCTGAACAACATTAACCCTACTTGGTGGCCAAATCTGGGGCCAGATGCATAAActtaagacagtgtcttaactAGTTTAACCAACTAGTAGTTAGCCAAGGAGTAATCATTCTTACATTCATAGACTAATCAACATTTGtgactgaattttaaaatttatgacCGGTCTGACCAGAAAAAATTGGATGACTAACTTTTAAGATTGGTCTAGACATTTTATGCAACCGGCAGCTGGTCTTATGGTTTAATGGTCTCTATGAATGTATTCAGCCTTGTTTAATGGGTTCTCACAAGGATAATAATCTTCGTTTTGTAAAGTTTGGTTTTGTTATATTCTGGGTCCAATGCAAGTTAAGCTCTGATGGCACTTGGGGCATAATGTTGATTAccacaaatattaatttagacTATCACTCATTTttcagtaaatttaaaaaaataaacacaagtaAACAAGCAAAATTTTGGATTAGATGCAACGAAGGTCAGTCTTAATTAATTGGGGTAATCCTGGGTTGTAAAATACTCAGTGTTTCAGTAGTATATACAGAGGACAATATAtgttattatgatttaattgTGAAAAATTTGCTTTCTAACCTGCTTTCTGTGACGTTTATCCAATTCTACTTTTTTGCCATGACAAGGCATGACAAAGGTAACAGCACAAAgcataaaatgactgtaaaaaaaaaaaaaaaaaaagatttctgaaataatgttaataaaatgatcaagtaacaaattctaaatatatttcagaaaattataaaaaaaatatttaagaattatttataaaatgatttttataaaatcagctttattaaattatattataaaaaagttGTATAGAATTaggtactgtacatttctgcttttaaatccAAAAATTGGCACACTCTAAGTGCATCATTATAACCTCAtcttttgctttttaatttgtTCTCATATGAATAAAAATCTTCATGGTTTTGTTATATTCTGGGTTCAATGCGAGTTAAGCTCTGATGGCACTTTGGGCATAATATTGATTACCACAAATATGAATTTGGACTATCACtcatttttcaataaattaaaaaaaaataaatacacaagcAAACAagctaaatttttgattagttgcAATGAATGTCAGTCTGAATTAACTAATCCTGGGTGGTAAAAAACTTCCAGTAGCATATCCACAAGACAatatatgttattataaatgtgaaaaaactgCTTCCTAATCTGCTTTCTGCAAAGCTTATCCAATTTACCTTTGTTGCTGTGACAAGGTAACAGCATAAACCATAAAATGcctgtaaa
Proteins encoded in this region:
- the wnt4 gene encoding protein Wnt-4a translates to MSSEYLIRSLLMLFLALFSANASNWLYLAKLSSVGSISDEETCEKLRGLIQRQVQICKRNVEVMDAVRRGAQLAIDECQFQFRNRRWNCSTLESVPVFGKVVTQGTREAAFVYAISAASVAFAVTRACSSGELDKCGCDRNVHGVSPEGFQWSGCSDNIAYGVAFSQSFVDIRERSKGQSSNRALMNLHNNEAGRKAILNNMRVECKCHGVSGSCEVKTCWKAMPPFRKVGNIIKEKFDGATEVELRKVGTTKVLVPRNSQFKPHTDEDLVYLDPSPDFCEHDPRTPGILGTAGRFCNKTSKAIDGCELMCCGRGFHTEEVEVVDRCSCKFHWCCYVKCKQCRKMVEMHTCR